The stretch of DNA ATCTGGGCCTTACCACCCTGCGGGCCAACCCGGCCACCGAGGCGGCTCAGGTTGACCGCCGGGGGCTGTGGGGGGCCTACGCCTCCACCCTGGTCTTGACGTTGACCAACCCCGCGACTATTCTTTCCTTCATCGCAATTTTTGCCGGGCTGGGCCTGGTGGGTAGCAGCCAGTCGTGGGCTGCCTCACTGGCTTTAATTGTGGGGGTGTTTCTGGGATCGGCCCTGTGGTGGTTGTGCCTGAGCTGGGGTGTAACACTTTTTAGCCAAAGGCTGACACCCGCCCGGCTGAAGTGGTTAAATCGGCTGGCCGGGGCCGCCATTTTGGTCTTTGGGCTGGTAGCGATCGGCTTAGCCATTCGTACCAGCGGCGCGCCGACCGCCAGGGGTTGAGCTTCGAACTCTTCATTCCAGGGACTGCCTGTGACCATGCTGCAAACCGATCGATTCTCCGCCGTGAGCCCCAGGCGATCTGGGGGCTGGCGGCGGTGGCTGAGCCTGGGGCTGGCCCTGGTGTTGGTCGGCTGGTTGGGGCTCACGGCGGGAGACCGGGGGGTAGCGACCTCCTCTGACCTGGTGGCGCAGTCCATCGAGGAGTTGCAGAACAAGCAAAAAACCCTCGAACAGCAGCGCAACCAGCTTCAGCAGCAGCAAAACGAGCTGCAAAACCGCCAGGCCACCTCCGAATCGACCCTTCAAAGCCTGGAGAACAGCATTGTCTATACCGCCAACCAGATCGCCGAAACCGAGTTTCGCCTCAGCCAGGCGGAGAAAGAACTCAAGGACTTTGAAGCTCAGCTGAGGCAGGCCGAGGAGGACTACGAAGAGGTCCGCACGGGCACCGTGGCCCGGCTACAGTTCTTGCAGCGGCAGCAGGGCAGCGAGGGCTGGGCGGTGCTGCTGCAAAGCCAGAACTTTAACGAATTTCTCGATCGCCAGTATCAGCTCAAGCGGGTCTACGCCGCCGATCGCCAGGTGCTGGCCGACCTCAAGGCCAAAGCCGAAGCCATTCAAAAGCAAAAGGCTGCCGTTGAGGAAAAGCGCAACCAGGTTGCTCTGCTGCGTCAGCAACTACTCTCCCAGAAGCAGCAGTACGAGGCCGAGGCCAGCGAAGAGAAACAGCTGATCTCCCGACTCAAAGACCAGCGCAGCGCTCTGGAGGCCGCCGAAGCCCAGCTAGCCCGCGACTCCGAGCAGATCGCCAACCTGATTCGTCAGAAAATCGCGGCCAGCACGGGGGTGATTCGCGGCACGGGGCGGTTCGTCTTCCCTGCCAACGGCAGAATCTCCAGCGGCTTTGGCAACCGCCGCCACCCCATTTTGGGCTACAGCCGGTTCCACGCGGGCATCGACTTTGCCGCCAGCCAGGGCACCCCCATCTACGCCGCCGACTCGGGTCGCGTCATCTTCTCGGGGTGGTACGGCGGCTACGGCCAAACGGTAATCATCGACCACGGCGGCGGCATCAGTACGCTGTACGCCCACGCCAGCCGCCTGCTGGTCAGCGAGGGGCAGGCGGTGCAGCAGGGGCAAACAATCGCCGCGGTGGGCTCTACTGGCCTCTCTACCGGCCCTCACCTGCACTTTGAGGTACGGCAGAACGGGAATCCCGTGAATCCGGCGGGCTATTTGTAGGTAAGTGGGCAACGGCCAAACCCAGTGGTTTTACAAGCGCCAGAACCCGCCAACCCACCCACTCACCTACCCATCCACACCTCTAGCCCAGGCTCTTCTTGACGTGCTCCATGATCCGCATTTTGCGGGGGTCGTCGCCTTTGACGGGGACAATGTTGTCGAATTTGATTTTGGTGGTCAGGGCAATGTGCTGCTTGATTTGATCAGAATTGGCCACGGAGATACCTCAGGGTTAGGAACGACGGGGGAATGCCTGGAGCAATCAGGGCTTGAGCCGCAGAAGCCACCCCTGAATGCGAACCAACCAGGATTATTCTCCCCTTAAACAATTTAATGCATGTGCCCAGAGTTACTGCAAGTCCATGGAATCAATGGCTGTATAGCAGTGGCGAGGGTTGGCATTGCCGCTGGTCCTCCTTGCACCTACCTGGAGAAACCTTTTGTTCAACCTGCGTACTGTTCTATTTGCCTTTGTCCTGCTGGCGCTGCTGCTGCTGCTGGGGCGCTACCTCAAGCAGCGGATTGCCTGGTTCCAGCGGCTCTATCTGCCGGCCTCCATCGTGGCGGGGGCGCTGGCGCTGCTGCTGGGGCCAGAGGCCCTGGGAGCGATCGCAACGGCCCTGTTTGGCCCCGACACTTTGCTGGCGGGCGGTCTATTTGCCGAAGATATTCGCGCGGTGTGGTCCCAGGCCCCGGGGGTCTTTATCAACGTTGTGTTTGCGGCCCTGTTTTTAGGCGAAACCATTCCGCCCCCGCGCGACATCTGGCGCAAGGCCGCTCCCCAGGTGGTCTTTGGGCAAACCCTGGCCTGGGGGCAGTACGTGGTCGGCGGCCTGGCCACCCTGCTGATTTTGGTGCCGCTATTCAACGTCAACCCGATCGCGGCAGCCCTGATTGAAATTGGCTTTGAGGGTGGCCACGGCACCGCCGGGGGCATGGCCGACACCCTGGTCAATCTGGGGTTCGACGACGGAGCCGATCTGGCCATTGGGTTGGCCACGGTGGGCA from Leptolyngbya sp. KIOST-1 encodes:
- a CDS encoding LysE/ArgO family amino acid transporter — translated: MEGWMLLKGMGLGLAIAAPVGPIGLLCIRRSLTQGQRMGLVTGLGAATADGLYGCIAGFGLTAVADLLTSHTRAMQLVGGLFLCYLGLTTLRANPATEAAQVDRRGLWGAYASTLVLTLTNPATILSFIAIFAGLGLVGSSQSWAASLALIVGVFLGSALWWLCLSWGVTLFSQRLTPARLKWLNRLAGAAILVFGLVAIGLAIRTSGAPTARG
- a CDS encoding murein hydrolase activator EnvC family protein, with protein sequence MLQTDRFSAVSPRRSGGWRRWLSLGLALVLVGWLGLTAGDRGVATSSDLVAQSIEELQNKQKTLEQQRNQLQQQQNELQNRQATSESTLQSLENSIVYTANQIAETEFRLSQAEKELKDFEAQLRQAEEDYEEVRTGTVARLQFLQRQQGSEGWAVLLQSQNFNEFLDRQYQLKRVYAADRQVLADLKAKAEAIQKQKAAVEEKRNQVALLRQQLLSQKQQYEAEASEEKQLISRLKDQRSALEAAEAQLARDSEQIANLIRQKIAASTGVIRGTGRFVFPANGRISSGFGNRRHPILGYSRFHAGIDFAASQGTPIYAADSGRVIFSGWYGGYGQTVIIDHGGGISTLYAHASRLLVSEGQAVQQGQTIAAVGSTGLSTGPHLHFEVRQNGNPVNPAGYL